Proteins from a genomic interval of Leifsonia shinshuensis:
- the trxA gene encoding thioredoxin: MSAARSVTDATFEQDVLSSGKTVLVDFWAEWCGPCRAVGPILDQIAAEHADKIEIVKLNVDENPQTAAKYQITSIPAMKVYQGGEVVKTVIGAKPKPALEADLAAYLA; the protein is encoded by the coding sequence ATGTCAGCAGCACGTTCCGTCACGGACGCCACCTTCGAGCAGGACGTCCTCAGCAGCGGCAAGACCGTCCTCGTGGACTTCTGGGCCGAGTGGTGCGGCCCGTGTCGGGCCGTCGGCCCGATCCTCGACCAGATCGCCGCCGAGCACGCGGACAAGATCGAGATCGTCAAGCTCAACGTGGACGAGAACCCGCAGACCGCGGCGAAGTACCAGATCACGTCCATCCCCGCGATGAAGGTCTACCAGGGTGGCGAGGTCGTCAAGACCGTCATCGGCGCCAAGCCGAAGCCCGCCCTCGAGGCCGACCTGGCCGCCTACCTCGCGTAG
- a CDS encoding aminotransferase class I/II-fold pyridoxal phosphate-dependent enzyme, translating into MTEQGSPRQQGNNLDPWYHHYAQRTSGLAASEVRALFAVASRPEVVSLAGGMPYVAALPEDLVVGAMDRVMREQGPVALQYGSGQGVPALREQILEVMALEGISGSADDVIVTTGSQHALELFSKLFIDPGDVVLAEGPSYVTAMVIFRSYQAEVDHVPMDEHGMIPQALREHIARLKAAGRRVKFLYTVPTFHNPAGVTLSWERRLEILEIARQNDILVLEDNPYGLLYFGEKPPAAMRSVERDGVVYLGTFSKTLAPGFRVGWALAPHAIREKLILANEAAVLSPSSFSQLVISEYLRDADWRGQIDTFRGVYRERKEAMISALEEYLPELSWTNPNGGFYVWLTLPPHLDSKAMLPRAVTELVAYTPGTAFYGNGSGAQNIRLSFCYPTPENIKVGVRRLANVINGEQDLLDTFAGTGPLTAARADRTSPNPPTDLR; encoded by the coding sequence GTGACAGAACAGGGCAGCCCTCGCCAGCAGGGCAACAATCTGGACCCGTGGTATCACCACTACGCGCAGCGCACCAGCGGCCTGGCCGCCAGTGAGGTCCGAGCCCTGTTCGCCGTCGCCAGCCGCCCCGAGGTGGTCTCGCTGGCCGGCGGCATGCCGTACGTCGCGGCGCTCCCCGAGGACCTCGTGGTCGGCGCGATGGACCGCGTCATGCGCGAGCAGGGTCCGGTTGCGCTGCAGTACGGCTCCGGTCAGGGCGTTCCCGCGCTGCGGGAGCAGATCCTGGAGGTCATGGCGCTCGAGGGGATCAGCGGCAGCGCCGACGATGTCATCGTCACGACGGGGTCCCAGCACGCGCTGGAGCTCTTCAGCAAGCTGTTCATCGACCCGGGCGACGTCGTGCTCGCCGAGGGACCGAGCTACGTGACGGCGATGGTGATCTTCCGCTCCTACCAGGCGGAGGTCGACCACGTCCCGATGGACGAGCACGGCATGATCCCGCAGGCCCTGCGCGAGCACATCGCGCGGCTGAAGGCAGCGGGCCGGCGGGTGAAGTTCCTCTACACGGTGCCGACGTTCCACAACCCTGCCGGAGTGACGCTGTCGTGGGAGCGCCGGCTGGAGATCCTCGAGATCGCCCGCCAGAACGACATCCTCGTGCTGGAGGACAACCCGTACGGCCTGCTCTACTTCGGCGAGAAGCCGCCTGCGGCGATGCGCTCCGTCGAGCGCGACGGCGTGGTCTACCTCGGCACGTTCTCGAAGACCCTGGCGCCCGGCTTCCGGGTGGGCTGGGCGCTCGCCCCGCACGCCATCCGGGAGAAGCTGATCCTCGCCAACGAGGCGGCCGTGCTGAGTCCGAGCTCCTTCAGCCAGCTCGTGATCTCCGAGTATCTGCGCGACGCCGACTGGCGCGGGCAGATCGACACGTTCCGCGGCGTGTACCGGGAGCGCAAGGAGGCCATGATCTCCGCGCTGGAGGAGTACCTCCCCGAGCTGTCCTGGACGAACCCCAACGGCGGCTTCTACGTGTGGCTCACGCTGCCGCCGCACCTCGACTCGAAGGCGATGCTGCCGCGCGCGGTGACCGAGCTGGTCGCCTACACGCCGGGCACTGCGTTCTACGGGAACGGGTCGGGTGCGCAGAACATCCGGCTGTCGTTCTGCTACCCCACGCCGGAGAACATCAAGGTCGGCGTCCGCCGCCTGGCCAACGTCATCAACGGCGAGCAGGACCTCCTGGACACTTTCGCCGGCACGGGCCCGCTCACCGCGGCGCGCGCCGACCGCACCAGCCCGAACCCGCCGACCGACCTCCGCTGA
- a CDS encoding D-alanine--D-alanine ligase family protein, which yields MAQKEALDIVVLAGGISHERDISLRSGRRVADGLQSLGHRVTVREPDGELLGFLTDTRPDVVWPALHGSSGEDGALRALLELAGVPFVGSTTDAARLAWSKPTAKTVVARAGVSTPASVTLPKETFRELGANSVLATVMSAFQVPLVVKPAHGGSAQGVTIVTAADELPRAMVDAYTYADVALIEQKIDGVEVSVAVLDTGDGPIALPPVEIEPIEGTYSFDARYNAGETRFYVPARLDSNTTEAVSAAATAAHSALGLRHLSRVDLIVDANGVPWFLEANVLPGLTETSIMPQAIAASGRDLGDVYATLAAAAIADAGE from the coding sequence ATGGCCCAAAAAGAAGCCCTCGACATCGTCGTTCTCGCCGGCGGCATCTCGCACGAGCGCGACATCTCGCTGCGCAGCGGACGACGGGTCGCCGACGGCCTGCAGTCGCTCGGTCACCGCGTGACGGTGCGCGAGCCCGACGGTGAGTTGCTCGGCTTCCTCACCGACACCCGGCCGGACGTCGTCTGGCCCGCACTGCACGGGTCGAGCGGAGAGGACGGCGCTCTCCGCGCGCTCCTGGAGCTCGCCGGAGTGCCCTTCGTCGGCTCGACGACCGACGCTGCGCGACTCGCTTGGTCGAAGCCGACCGCCAAGACGGTGGTCGCGCGTGCGGGTGTCTCGACGCCGGCGTCGGTGACCCTCCCGAAGGAGACCTTCCGGGAGCTCGGCGCGAACAGCGTGCTGGCGACAGTCATGAGTGCGTTCCAGGTCCCGCTCGTCGTCAAACCGGCCCACGGCGGTTCAGCACAGGGCGTCACCATCGTCACGGCCGCGGACGAGTTGCCGCGCGCGATGGTCGACGCCTACACGTATGCCGACGTCGCACTGATCGAGCAGAAGATCGACGGGGTCGAGGTGTCCGTCGCAGTGCTGGACACCGGGGACGGCCCGATCGCGCTTCCCCCGGTCGAAATCGAGCCGATCGAGGGCACCTACAGCTTCGACGCCCGGTACAACGCGGGGGAGACCCGGTTCTACGTTCCGGCGCGACTCGATTCGAACACGACGGAGGCTGTCTCCGCCGCAGCCACCGCGGCCCACTCCGCTCTCGGCCTCCGCCACCTCTCGCGGGTCGATCTGATCGTGGACGCGAACGGTGTGCCGTGGTTCCTCGAGGCGAACGTCCTGCCCGGGCTCACCGAGACGTCGATCATGCCGCAGGCGATCGCCGCCTCTGGTCGCGACCTCGGCGACGTCTATGCGACGCTCGCCGCGGCCGCCATCGCTGACGCGGGGGAGTAG